One region of Flavobacterium pisciphilum genomic DNA includes:
- a CDS encoding MFS transporter — translation MKQKFNLTKNTIALIAICLANLMFSLEISSVPVILPTLEKVLNANLRDMQWIMNIYTIGCTAVLMAAGTLADRYGRKYILIITLILFGLFSLICGLAQNVTVLIISRFFQGVSGGAMLICQVATLSHQFQEGKERSKAFGVWGIILGIGLGFGPIIGGSIVALLSWQWVFLIHVPIAIIAANLVYNTVTESKDSQAKKLDVWGMITLSLSIFGLTYFITQGPNLGFSSPIALASIVIALISLILFLWVEKTNPHPMFDFSVFKINTFSGAIFGSIGMNFSFWPFIIYLPIFFQSYLGYDVITVGLSLLAYTLPTLVIPPFAEYLSARYRSGVVIPLGLFTLGLGFIVMRYGSVAEHASWLTMLPGSLLAGIGLGLTNTPVTNTTTGSVSNNRAGMASGIDMSARMITLSINIALMGFILVEGILSHLTTAFSKSLNQESLRLISEKIAAGNFSSLNQDFPELAALDSSGQIAHEALAHGFDLVLLYGGIGVWILALISFKIFNPRVSKI, via the coding sequence ATGAAGCAAAAATTCAACCTAACCAAAAATACAATTGCCTTAATTGCCATTTGTCTAGCCAATTTAATGTTCTCACTAGAAATTTCAAGTGTGCCCGTAATTCTACCTACTCTCGAAAAAGTATTAAATGCCAATCTCAGAGACATGCAATGGATAATGAATATTTACACCATTGGCTGTACTGCTGTTCTAATGGCTGCTGGAACCTTGGCTGATAGATATGGGAGAAAATACATTCTAATCATCACACTAATTCTATTTGGTCTTTTCTCTTTAATTTGCGGCTTAGCACAAAATGTAACCGTATTAATCATTAGTCGTTTTTTTCAAGGAGTAAGCGGTGGCGCCATGCTTATTTGTCAAGTAGCGACCTTATCCCATCAATTTCAGGAGGGCAAAGAACGTAGTAAAGCATTTGGCGTTTGGGGAATTATCCTTGGCATCGGACTGGGTTTTGGTCCTATTATTGGTGGATCAATAGTAGCCTTGCTATCTTGGCAATGGGTGTTTTTAATACATGTTCCCATAGCTATTATTGCCGCAAATCTTGTGTACAACACGGTAACCGAATCCAAAGATTCGCAAGCCAAAAAATTAGATGTTTGGGGAATGATTACATTATCTCTCTCCATTTTCGGACTTACCTATTTCATTACCCAAGGTCCTAATTTAGGGTTCTCTAGCCCAATCGCCCTAGCCAGCATCGTAATTGCCCTAATCAGTTTGATTCTCTTTCTATGGGTCGAAAAAACAAATCCTCATCCCATGTTTGATTTCTCAGTATTTAAAATCAATACCTTCTCAGGTGCTATATTTGGTTCTATTGGTATGAATTTTAGTTTCTGGCCATTTATAATTTATTTGCCCATTTTTTTTCAAAGCTATTTGGGTTACGATGTTATAACGGTAGGTCTCTCTTTGCTTGCCTATACCCTACCTACTCTAGTTATACCTCCATTTGCAGAATATCTTTCTGCTCGATATCGCTCTGGAGTTGTAATTCCTTTGGGGTTATTTACATTAGGGTTAGGTTTTATCGTCATGCGATATGGTAGCGTTGCAGAACATGCTAGCTGGTTAACCATGTTACCTGGTTCGCTATTAGCTGGTATCGGACTAGGTTTAACTAACACTCCCGTAACCAATACAACGACTGGTTCTGTTTCTAACAATAGAGCTGGAATGGCATCTGGAATAGATATGAGTGCCCGAATGATTACACTGTCTATTAATATTGCTTTAATGGGGTTTATATTAGTCGAAGGAATCTTATCTCATTTAACAACTGCATTTTCAAAATCACTAAATCAAGAAAGCTTACGCTTAATATCAGAAAAAATAGCTGCAGGGAATTTTTCATCTCTTAACCAAGATTTCCCAGAATTAGCTGCTCTGGATTCTTCAGGACAAATTGCACATGAGGCTCTTGCTCACGGTTTTGACTTAGTACTATTATATGGAGGTATTGGTGTATGGATTTTAGCTTTGATTAGTTTTAAAATTTTTAATCCTAGAGTTAGTAAAATTTAG